In Caballeronia insecticola, one DNA window encodes the following:
- a CDS encoding DUF4148 domain-containing protein, whose protein sequence is MNAIAKVIVSIAVVAAPTFVFAQSENVPLTRAQVKAELAQLERAGYSPATGEAANYPSDIQAAEAKVAAAQQGTKESNEAYGGAHAGGAASGAGSTHMPMSTQHGARSASDCVGPAGFCTPFFGS, encoded by the coding sequence ATGAACGCCATCGCCAAAGTCATCGTATCCATCGCAGTTGTCGCCGCTCCTACCTTTGTCTTCGCGCAAAGCGAAAACGTGCCGCTTACCCGGGCTCAAGTGAAGGCCGAACTGGCTCAACTCGAGCGCGCCGGCTATTCGCCTGCCACGGGAGAGGCTGCCAACTATCCCAGCGATATCCAGGCCGCGGAAGCGAAGGTCGCCGCCGCGCAGCAGGGAACGAAAGAGTCGAACGAAGCCTATGGCGGTGCCCATGCAGGCGGCGCGGCCTCGGGCGCCGGCTCGACGCATATGCCGATGTCGACGCAGCATGGCGCGAGGTCGGCTTCGGATTGCGTCGGGCCGGCTGGATTCTGCACGCCGTTTTTCGGAAGCTGA
- a CDS encoding penicillin acylase family protein → MKVRKGPRLLAMIVGTLMSGPLTTQVARADAASDETIAVAGLSQPSDILIDRWGVPHIFAANDSDAFFVQGFNAARDRLFQIDLWRRRGLGELAEVFGPAYVEQDKATRLFLYRGDMTTEWQRYGPDAKPAATRFAAGVNAYIGWLAAHPERTPYEFRKIGYWPAKWSADDIVRIRSHGLTRNLTSEVARARVACKSTLDADAVRFGLQPPWKPQMPAGLDPCLPEDVLKVFTLATQGVRITKDSMKSADASTTVIAAADNPEEVTEGSNNWVIAPSKSATGRAIMANDPHRAYAAPSLRYIQQISTPTLDIIGAGEPSAPGISIGHNGSIAYGLTIFNIDQEDLYVYELNPANARQYRYKGKWEPMHVLREQIAVRNAPSVTADLLFTRHGPVIYTEDGKHRAFAVRTAWLSPGMSPYFDSMRYMRARNYAQFKASLATWGAPTVNQVYADTEGNIGWVPSGLAPIRPNWDGLMPVPGDGRYEWAGFWPRDAMPSVYNPEQGYFTTSNEMNLPAGYPYAERKLGFEWTNGSRHQRIDEVLKSLPKVSIEDSERLQKDNVSIPARRLVALLAPLSSDDEDTRAALAMLKGWDAYMGANSPQAALEEVWLSRHLGRTFKEAVLPKDAAASFGAPDTAVMLDTLEHPETRFGENAQAKRDAVLLSSLHDAYGEMRHLQGADASQWKWGKLQTNLNAHPLADVVDADMRAKLNVGPIGKGGSAYTPNQSTYRASDFRETNGPSFRVVVDVGNWDASRAVNLPGESGDPDSPHYRDLAQMWLDGEYFPLLYSRAAVEAATEKRVHLVPAAR, encoded by the coding sequence ATGAAGGTAAGGAAAGGACCGCGGCTGCTCGCCATGATCGTCGGTACGCTGATGAGCGGACCGCTGACGACGCAAGTTGCGCGGGCTGATGCCGCAAGCGACGAGACCATTGCCGTAGCCGGGCTGTCTCAGCCCTCGGATATCCTGATCGACCGCTGGGGTGTGCCGCATATCTTCGCCGCCAACGACAGCGATGCGTTCTTCGTGCAGGGGTTCAACGCAGCGCGCGATCGTCTGTTCCAGATCGACTTGTGGCGGCGGCGCGGTCTCGGCGAACTTGCTGAAGTCTTCGGTCCGGCCTACGTGGAGCAGGATAAGGCGACGCGGCTCTTTCTCTATCGCGGCGACATGACGACCGAATGGCAACGCTACGGACCGGACGCGAAGCCTGCGGCGACGCGCTTTGCAGCCGGCGTCAACGCCTATATCGGATGGCTCGCGGCCCATCCGGAGCGCACGCCTTATGAATTCCGCAAGATCGGCTATTGGCCCGCAAAATGGAGCGCCGACGACATCGTCCGGATTCGCAGCCACGGGCTCACGCGTAATCTGACGAGCGAAGTCGCGCGCGCACGTGTGGCATGCAAGAGCACGCTCGATGCAGATGCCGTGCGCTTCGGCTTGCAACCGCCATGGAAACCGCAGATGCCCGCGGGCCTCGATCCCTGTCTTCCCGAAGACGTCCTCAAGGTCTTCACGCTCGCCACGCAAGGCGTGCGCATCACCAAGGACTCGATGAAGAGCGCGGATGCATCGACGACTGTCATCGCGGCTGCGGACAATCCGGAGGAAGTTACCGAGGGCAGCAACAACTGGGTGATCGCGCCATCGAAATCAGCTACGGGGCGCGCGATCATGGCGAACGATCCGCATCGCGCGTACGCCGCGCCGAGCCTGCGCTACATCCAGCAGATCAGCACGCCGACGCTCGACATCATCGGTGCGGGCGAGCCTTCCGCGCCGGGTATTTCGATCGGACACAACGGTTCGATCGCTTACGGGCTCACGATCTTCAATATCGATCAGGAAGATCTCTACGTGTACGAACTGAACCCCGCGAATGCGCGGCAGTATCGCTACAAGGGCAAGTGGGAACCGATGCACGTCCTGCGCGAACAGATCGCCGTGCGCAACGCGCCTTCCGTCACTGCGGATCTTTTGTTCACGCGCCACGGTCCCGTCATCTATACGGAGGATGGCAAGCATCGCGCGTTTGCGGTGCGCACGGCCTGGTTGTCTCCGGGCATGTCGCCGTATTTCGATTCGATGCGCTATATGCGCGCCAGGAACTACGCGCAGTTCAAGGCTTCGCTTGCGACATGGGGCGCGCCGACCGTCAATCAGGTGTATGCGGACACGGAAGGCAACATCGGCTGGGTGCCAAGCGGTCTTGCGCCGATTCGCCCGAACTGGGATGGCCTCATGCCCGTGCCCGGTGATGGCCGTTATGAATGGGCAGGCTTCTGGCCGCGCGATGCGATGCCCTCGGTCTACAACCCGGAGCAAGGCTATTTCACGACGTCGAATGAGATGAATCTGCCGGCAGGCTATCCCTATGCCGAACGCAAGCTCGGCTTCGAATGGACCAATGGATCGAGGCATCAGCGTATCGACGAAGTATTGAAGTCGTTGCCCAAGGTATCGATCGAAGATTCCGAGCGCTTGCAGAAAGATAACGTGTCGATCCCGGCGCGCAGGCTGGTCGCGTTGCTTGCGCCACTTTCAAGCGACGATGAAGACACGCGCGCCGCGCTCGCGATGCTAAAGGGCTGGGATGCGTACATGGGCGCGAATTCGCCGCAGGCGGCGCTGGAAGAAGTGTGGCTGTCGCGGCATCTCGGGCGAACGTTCAAGGAAGCCGTGTTGCCGAAGGACGCTGCGGCATCTTTCGGTGCGCCCGATACGGCCGTCATGCTCGATACGCTCGAACATCCCGAGACGCGCTTCGGCGAGAACGCGCAAGCAAAGCGCGACGCGGTGTTGCTATCGAGCCTGCACGATGCATACGGTGAGATGCGGCATCTGCAAGGCGCAGATGCGAGCCAGTGGAAGTGGGGCAAACTGCAAACGAACCTCAACGCTCATCCTCTCGCCGATGTCGTCGACGCGGATATGCGCGCCAAGCTGAACGTCGGTCCGATCGGCAAGGGCGGCAGCGCCTATACGCCGAATCAGTCGACTTATCGCGCGAGTGATTTCCGCGAGACCAACGGGCCGTCGTTCCGTGTGGTCGTCGATGTCGGCAATTGGGACGCCTCGCGCGCAGTGAATCTGCCGGGCGAGTCGGGCGATCCGGATAGTCCGCATTATCGCGATCTCGCGCAGATGTGGCTCGACGGCGAGTACTTCCCGTTATTGTATTCGCGCGCGGCAGTGGAGGCGGCGACGGAGAAGCGCGTGCATCTCGTTCCGGCCGCTCGTTGA
- a CDS encoding nuclear transport factor 2 family protein has translation MTDSNRGPAQATDPIEIAKRVYEAYVSKDRASIEALIADDFHFTSPRDNRLDRSTYFARCWPNALSTDSFTFVHLVRDGERVFVTYDLRTKEGASFRNTEILTIRNDKLVEAEVFFGWMIPHEAPKRGSL, from the coding sequence ATGACCGACTCCAATCGAGGCCCTGCCCAGGCGACCGATCCCATAGAGATCGCTAAGCGCGTCTATGAAGCGTACGTCTCCAAGGACCGCGCCTCGATCGAAGCACTCATCGCCGACGATTTTCACTTCACCAGTCCGCGCGACAATCGCCTCGACCGCTCGACCTACTTCGCGCGCTGCTGGCCTAACGCGCTTTCCACAGACAGCTTTACCTTCGTCCATCTCGTGCGCGACGGCGAACGCGTATTTGTGACCTACGATCTTCGAACGAAGGAAGGCGCTTCGTTCCGCAACACGGAAATTCTCACGATCCGAAATGACAAGCTGGTTGAGGCCGAGGTTTTCTTTGGCTGGATGATTCCGCACGAAGCGCCCAAAAGAGGATCGCTTTGA